The genomic window GAAGATTTTTTTACGTTGCTCGTGTCTGTTCATTATTAACACCTATCTAATGTTCATTTATTTAATATTTACGATGTGCACATTGACTTCTTTGACATCATGCTCCGTCATGTTCCGTATCGTCTGGCTGACATTCTTCTGTATGCGCTCAGCCGTTTCATGTACGTTGCGATCTGCGGAAAGAGAAACATAGATGGAGAGCCTGACTTCATTGTCCCTAGTTTCCACCTTTACGCCGCGGCCTCTGTACTTCTTGCCTATCTTTTCGAAGTTTCCACTGGCAAAGTTGTTCTGCAACGCATGCACACCATCAGTTTCGGTAACCGCAATGCTGGCAATCACTTCGAGCACCTCTGGTGATATCTCTATATTCCCAAGATTTGTCTTGTCTTCCTGAATTCTCATGTTAATCACCTCGTCAATTCATTATATCATGATTTGACAGGAAATCAGTATTATAATCATTCGATCTGAATGATTGATGGAGCAGCAGGTTCGTATGGAACGGAATGGTTGTATCCACCCCGCCGATCTTGAACTCACCAAGTGCTCGAAGCGCGGTCTGAATGGCTTCTTCCCTTGAATCGGCATGTGTGATGAGCTTGGCGATCATCGAATCGTAGTACGGCGGAATGACGTATCCGGAGTAGCATGCTGAATCGAGGCGGACACCGTAGCCGCCTGGTGTGATGAATTCGCTGATCTTTCCTGCCGACGGCATGAAGTTCTTGTACGGGTTCTCGGCATTGATGCGCAGCTCGATCGCATGGCCCCTGAACTCGATCTCCTCCTGTTTGAAAGGAATCGGTTCCCTTCTGGCGACCTTGATCTGCATCTTGACCAGGTCTATCCCCGTAATCATTTCTGTAACAGGATGTTCGACCTGGATGCGTGTGTTCATCTCCATGAAGTAGAAACGGTCCTCATTCAGGTCATAGATGAACTCGATCGTGCCGGCACCGATATAGTCGATGCTTTTGGCGGCAGTCACTGCTGTTTCACCCATCTCCATACGCTTCTGTTCTGAAAGTACCGGACTCGGCGCCTCTTCGACAAGCTTCTGCATACGGCGCTGGATCGTACAATCACGTTCGCCCAGGTGGACGACGTTCCCGTGATAGTCCCCGAGCACCTGTATTTCGATGTGACGGAAGTTTTCGATGTACTTTTCGATATAGAGGCTCTTATTGCCGAAGGCACTCTCCGCCTCCTGCTCTGTCATTTTATAGTTCTGGACGAGGGAGGCCTCATCGCGTGCAACACGGATTCCCTTGCCGCCGCCGCCATAGCTTGCCTTGATGATGACCGGATAACCGATCTCCTCGGCAATCTGCTTCGCTTCTTCAACGGAGGCGACCACGCCTTCGCTGCCTGGAACAGTCGGTACGCCTGCCTTCTTCATCGTATCCTTGGCGATATCCTTGACCCCCATGAGCGCGATGGTCTCATGCATGGGTCCGATGAATATGATGTTGGAGGCCTCACACATTTCGGCAAAATCGCTGTTTTCCGCAAGGAAGCCGTATCCTGGATGGATGGCGTCGCATCCGGTCTTTTTGGCGATGGTGATGATGCTGATCATGTCGAGGTAGCTGTCCTTGGAGAGCTTGGGTCCGACGCAGTAGGATTCAGTGGCGATCTTCCGGTGAAGGCTGTCCTTGTCTGCTTCAGAATATATACTGACCGAGTCGATGCCCAGTTCCGTACATGCCCTGATGATGCGGACGGCAATCTCCCCGCGGTTGGCTACTAATATCTTATTGATCATTGTACTCTGAACAATGGCTGGTCGTATTCAACCATTTCTCCATCTTCCACGAGGATTTCGACGATTTCACCGGAAATTTCCGCCTGGATCTCATTGAACAGCTTCATTGCTTCAAGAATGCATACGACCGTTGAATTCTCAACCTTATCGCCGACTTTCACATAAGCTTCAGCCTCTGGGGAGGATGCTTTGTAGAATGTACCGACCATAGGTGCCTTTATGACCTTGCCCTCCTCTTTTGGAGCAGGTTCCGTGTTCTGCACAGGCTTCGGCTGCTGCGGCGCAGTGGCTACAGGGGCAGGAGTATTCTGCTGTTCATTCATGCTGTCACGCTTCAACTTGATGTCCACTTCGCCATCCTTGTACGAAAGCTCGGTCAGGGAGGCCTTTTCCATTTTACTAATCAGTTCATCAATATATTCGAGTTTCATGTCTACTGCTCCTTAACATTCAAAATTTCTGTCTTACATTTTACGCAAGTGGTCGTACCAATTCAAGGAAAAAATAAAAGCAGATCGAAATCTGCTTTTATTTTTATGCGCGGGAGACGTAGCTGCCATCATCCGTGCTGATGACCAGTGTATCCCCTTCATTGACGAAAAGTGGCACCTGGAGCACAAGGCCTGTTTCGAGCGTTGCTGATTTTGTCGCACCGCTTGCCGTATCCCCCTTGATACCCGGCTCAGTTTCGGAGACCTGCAGTTCCACTGATTTTGGAAGCTCCACACCCAGTGTCTCGCCTTCATACATGATCAGGGAGACATTCATATTCTCCTTGAGATACTTCAATTCTTCCTGGATTGCTGAAGCCTGGAGTTCGACCTGGTCGTATGTGTTGTTGTCCATGAATACATGGGCATCCCCATCTGCGTAGAGATACTGCATCTTCCTGTTGTCGATCTGTGCGCGGCCGACTTTTTCACCAGCGCGGAATGTCTTCTCCTGAATTGCACCTGTTCTGAGGTTTCTGAGCTTGCTTCTTACGAATGCAGCTCCTTTACCCGGTTTGACATGCTGAAATTCGACTACCCTCCAGATGCCGCCATCCACTTCCACTGTAAGTCCTGTTTTGAAATCGTTGACTGAAATCATGATATTCCTCCTAGGTTTCTGTTTTGAATCATATGATGAACAGCTCTTTACTGCTGTGGGAAAGCTTTTCAAGTCCCCCGTCAGTAAGGATGCAGTCATCTTCTATGCGGACGCCGCCGACGCCATCGATATAGATGCCCGGTTCCACCGTCACGCACATATCCTTTTCTAGCACCATATCACTGGATTTGGCGAGTCCCGGCATCTCATGGACCTCGAGTCCGAAGCCATGGCCGAGTGAATGACCGAAGTTTTCACCATAACCCTCATCCGTGATGATGTCACGGGCGATCGCATCAGCTTCCCTTCCCGTCATGCCGGTTCTGATTCCATCCAATGCGGCCAATTGTGATGTTAACACAATATCATGCACTTTTTCCATTTCTTCCGCCACAGATCCGACACCGAATGATCTTGTGATATCGGAAGCATAGCCTTCATAGTATGCACCGAAGTCGAGCGTCACCATCTCGCCGGCCTCGATCTTCTTATCGGAGGCGACCCCATGGGGCAGTGCGCCACGCTCGCCGCTGGCCACTATGATATCGAAGCTTGAACCTTCCGCACCAAGCTTGCGCATATGGTGCTCGAGTTCATTCCGCACCTCAAGTTCGCTCTGGCCGGGCTTGATGAACTTCAGGATGTGTTCATACGTCTCATCGGCAATTTCACATGCTTTCCTTATCAGTGAAACCTCGTCCGATGTCTTATACATCCGGATTCTTTCGATTTCATTGTCCAACGGCACGAGTTCGAATTTCGCGTCCAGCTGTGCATAAGTATTATAGTTCACATGCTGGCCTTCAAAGCCGATCGTCCGAAGCCCTTTTGTCTCCAGGAATTCCATGATGAAATCAAGGAGCCCCTTATCCTGAAGGACGAATTCGAAGTGCTCGGCCTGATTGGCTGCCTGTGCCTTGTACCTGAAGTCCGATATGAGGAAACGGCCTTCCTTCGTAATGATTGCAGCGCCGCTGGAACCGGTGAATCCCGTGAGGTAGCGCCGGTTGTAGCCACTCATGACGAGTATGGCATCCAGGTTGTTCTTGTCGATCAGGGTTCTGACCTTATCAAATTTAATCATTTGCATCTACTCCACCTTTCAAACTATATTTTACATTAAATTCATGATGATTTCAGTAAAGCATTGCCTCCAATTCAAATAAGGCCGGATATTTCCCAAAATGGAAATCGACCTTTGCATATGAATATCATCTTTCATAATAACATGATAATATAATACAATGAGATACAGGAGAATGAGTCTATGAAACGTTTATTATATATACCTCTGACGGCACTGCTTCTGGGTGCCTGCGGAAACCCGACAATCGAACAGGAGCTGGAGCAGGCCAACGAGCGCAACGAGGAGCTGAAGGGCATCCTCCAGACCGAGGAGGTCAACTTCCAGAAGAACACCCAGCGCCTCGAAGCGCTGAAGGAAGACATTTCCAAAATGAAATCCGTCATCGGCAACCCGGACATAAACAACTATGTCGATATCGTCACCGATTATGCCGGAGGGATGGAGCGCAGCCTCTCCGACATGGACGGACTGCTGTCCAATCATGGTGACGGGGAAGAACTTTCCGGCATGGAATCGGATTTCGAAGAAATTTCATCAGAGCTGTTTGAAACGATGGAGGCATATGATGAAAATTCCGCCGGCATCGAGCTTGATGAGTACCTCGAGAGGCAGCACAATGCCATCCAGCTGGCCAACGGTGATATCAGGGCAGCACTCGATACGATTGCAAACGGCATTGAGGCATCCGACTCCGCCCTCTTCGAACAGGGCATCGAGCAGCTGCGCAGCGCACACGAATACTATTGATAGAAGGAAGCGTCGAGATAAATGGATAAACCGAAATTCGGCGGCCAGGCAGTGGTCGAAGGCGTCATGTTCCAGTCGCAGAACAGTATGGTGACGGCAATCCGCCG from Salinicoccus sp. RF5 includes these protein-coding regions:
- the accB gene encoding acetyl-CoA carboxylase biotin carboxyl carrier protein; this translates as MKLEYIDELISKMEKASLTELSYKDGEVDIKLKRDSMNEQQNTPAPVATAPQQPKPVQNTEPAPKEEGKVIKAPMVGTFYKASSPEAEAYVKVGDKVENSTVVCILEAMKLFNEIQAEISGEIVEILVEDGEMVEYDQPLFRVQ
- the efp gene encoding elongation factor P, which translates into the protein MISVNDFKTGLTVEVDGGIWRVVEFQHVKPGKGAAFVRSKLRNLRTGAIQEKTFRAGEKVGRAQIDNRKMQYLYADGDAHVFMDNNTYDQVELQASAIQEELKYLKENMNVSLIMYEGETLGVELPKSVELQVSETEPGIKGDTASGATKSATLETGLVLQVPLFVNEGDTLVISTDDGSYVSRA
- the accC gene encoding acetyl-CoA carboxylase biotin carboxylase subunit, whose translation is MNKILVANRGEIAVRIIRACTELGIDSVSIYSEADKDSLHRKIATESYCVGPKLSKDSYLDMISIITIAKKTGCDAIHPGYGFLAENSDFAEMCEASNIIFIGPMHETIALMGVKDIAKDTMKKAGVPTVPGSEGVVASVEEAKQIAEEIGYPVIIKASYGGGGKGIRVARDEASLVQNYKMTEQEAESAFGNKSLYIEKYIENFRHIEIQVLGDYHGNVVHLGERDCTIQRRMQKLVEEAPSPVLSEQKRMEMGETAVTAAKSIDYIGAGTIEFIYDLNEDRFYFMEMNTRIQVEHPVTEMITGIDLVKMQIKVARREPIPFKQEEIEFRGHAIELRINAENPYKNFMPSAGKISEFITPGGYGVRLDSACYSGYVIPPYYDSMIAKLITHADSREEAIQTALRALGEFKIGGVDTTIPFHTNLLLHQSFRSNDYNTDFLSNHDIMN
- a CDS encoding Xaa-Pro peptidase family protein: MIKFDKVRTLIDKNNLDAILVMSGYNRRYLTGFTGSSGAAIITKEGRFLISDFRYKAQAANQAEHFEFVLQDKGLLDFIMEFLETKGLRTIGFEGQHVNYNTYAQLDAKFELVPLDNEIERIRMYKTSDEVSLIRKACEIADETYEHILKFIKPGQSELEVRNELEHHMRKLGAEGSSFDIIVASGERGALPHGVASDKKIEAGEMVTLDFGAYYEGYASDITRSFGVGSVAEEMEKVHDIVLTSQLAALDGIRTGMTGREADAIARDIITDEGYGENFGHSLGHGFGLEVHEMPGLAKSSDMVLEKDMCVTVEPGIYIDGVGGVRIEDDCILTDGGLEKLSHSSKELFII
- a CDS encoding Asp23/Gls24 family envelope stress response protein, with protein sequence MRIQEDKTNLGNIEISPEVLEVIASIAVTETDGVHALQNNFASGNFEKIGKKYRGRGVKVETRDNEVRLSIYVSLSADRNVHETAERIQKNVSQTIRNMTEHDVKEVNVHIVNIK